From one Gracilibacillus salinarum genomic stretch:
- a CDS encoding response regulator transcription factor produces MKILLVEDDKTIASGLEYSLQKDGYESVLCYDAKSAKVILTEKLAEIDLCLFDLSLPDGSGYQLCEFVKNRSDKPVIFLTALDDEVNVVMGLDMGADDYITKPFRVRELISRIKSVLRRYNKQIQSQPKTVIEIANIRINTLEGKIYKNGEEVQATALEYRLFLIFANHIGQVLTRNQLLEQIWDVAGDFVNDNTLTVYIKRLREKLEDNPQKPTIIRTVRGMGYKVGE; encoded by the coding sequence ATGAAAATTTTATTAGTTGAAGATGATAAAACTATTGCATCGGGTTTGGAATACTCTCTGCAAAAGGATGGATATGAGTCAGTACTTTGTTATGATGCGAAATCAGCAAAAGTCATTTTAACGGAAAAATTAGCTGAAATTGATTTATGCTTATTTGATTTATCTCTACCGGATGGAAGTGGTTATCAATTGTGTGAGTTTGTCAAAAATCGGAGCGATAAGCCGGTTATATTTCTGACGGCGCTAGATGATGAAGTGAATGTTGTGATGGGGCTCGATATGGGAGCTGATGATTATATTACGAAACCGTTTCGAGTTCGTGAGCTCATCTCACGGATTAAGTCTGTTCTCAGAAGATACAATAAGCAAATACAGTCACAACCTAAAACAGTTATTGAAATAGCAAACATCCGAATTAATACGTTAGAAGGAAAGATCTACAAAAATGGTGAAGAGGTTCAGGCTACAGCATTAGAATATCGTCTGTTTTTGATTTTTGCCAATCATATTGGACAAGTTTTAACAAGAAATCAGCTGTTAGAGCAAATCTGGGATGTGGCTGGTGATTTCGTTAATGACAATACACTAACGGTTTATATAAAGCGTTTACGAGAAAAGCTGGAAGATAATCCGCAAAAACCAACGATAATTAGAACTGTGCGTGGCATGGGATATAAGGTTGGTGAGTAA
- a CDS encoding sensor histidine kinase: MLRNREIQQFVLTQTIICFSATVLMAIFVSLQAAIFLLIVMALVVIVAMYFTKERYREIEKLSGYLRKISSGDYTLDIRDNHEGELSILKNDIYKVTLMLSEHSTYLQQEKIRLTDAISDISHQLKTPLTSMMVMADLLSDPNLNEAKREEFTRNIRVQLERIEWLVSSLLKLSKIDAGTVLFKNDKIYAQELVQKASESVLIPMDIKQQTLKISGDEAVKFDGDFNWTAEALINILKNCVENTGEGGNISISISENALFTEIIINDTGKGIPKADLPYIFKRFYKGENAGEDSIGIGLALSYSIITNQQGDIEVKSEVGKGTTFQIKFYKQVI; this comes from the coding sequence ATGCTTCGCAATCGGGAAATCCAACAATTTGTCTTGACTCAAACCATTATCTGTTTTAGTGCAACAGTTTTAATGGCTATTTTTGTGTCGCTCCAGGCCGCGATATTTTTATTGATTGTCATGGCATTAGTAGTTATCGTTGCAATGTATTTTACCAAAGAGCGGTATCGCGAAATTGAAAAGCTTTCAGGTTATTTGCGAAAAATATCAAGTGGAGATTATACACTTGATATCCGTGATAATCATGAGGGCGAGTTGAGTATTTTAAAAAATGATATTTATAAAGTTACCTTAATGCTGTCGGAGCACAGCACTTATTTACAACAAGAGAAAATCAGGTTAACAGATGCTATTTCAGATATATCACATCAGTTAAAAACGCCACTAACTTCCATGATGGTAATGGCTGATTTACTAAGCGATCCAAACCTCAATGAAGCAAAGCGGGAAGAATTCACCAGAAATATACGTGTCCAATTGGAAAGAATAGAGTGGCTTGTTTCTTCTTTATTAAAACTTTCAAAAATAGATGCAGGAACCGTTTTGTTTAAAAATGATAAGATTTATGCTCAGGAATTGGTGCAAAAGGCATCAGAGTCTGTATTAATCCCAATGGATATCAAACAACAGACTTTGAAAATAAGTGGAGATGAAGCTGTTAAATTTGATGGTGATTTTAATTGGACTGCAGAAGCATTGATTAACATATTGAAAAATTGTGTAGAAAATACAGGTGAAGGTGGCAACATTTCAATTTCTATTTCAGAAAACGCCTTATTTACTGAAATAATAATCAATGATACAGGTAAAGGAATTCCGAAAGCTGATCTCCCTTATATTTTTAAACGGTTTTACAAAGGGGAAAATGCTGGAGAGGATAGCATCGGGATCGGCCTTGCTCTATCCTATAGCATTATTACAAATCAGCAAGGTGATATTGAGGTAAAAAGTGAAGTTGGTAAGGGAACTACCTTCCAAATCAAGTTTTATAAACAGGTCATTTAA
- a CDS encoding MurR/RpiR family transcriptional regulator: MKIATVRLREYYEQASTTEKEIISYILANPEEASKQTIYQLAERTYSSPASIIRLCKKNSFSGFKEFSKSLLFEQAVRQSYKNEKMTDVTKVDSVKEVVDKVTNKNILSLEETASLLDYDVIDQCVQAIYQCEKLVLFGIGASLIVAKDAQLKFTRINKMVYVAEDWHTQLLMAKNMTARDLGIVISYSGETKEMIQCANTVQENQAGLISITKYGSATISKMANHKLFVAANEYAFRSGAMSSRISQLNLIDILYTAYVNMHYEKSIEILEKNQIKKESHTDD; this comes from the coding sequence TTGAAAATCGCAACCGTTCGATTAAGGGAATATTATGAACAGGCAAGTACAACAGAAAAAGAGATTATTTCCTATATTCTGGCCAATCCGGAAGAGGCATCGAAGCAGACTATTTACCAGCTAGCCGAGAGGACCTATTCTTCACCAGCTTCGATCATCCGGCTTTGCAAGAAAAACAGTTTTAGTGGATTTAAAGAGTTTTCTAAATCGCTTTTATTCGAACAGGCGGTCAGGCAAAGCTATAAAAACGAGAAAATGACGGATGTTACCAAAGTGGATAGTGTGAAGGAAGTCGTCGATAAGGTAACCAATAAGAACATCCTGTCACTGGAAGAAACAGCAAGCCTGCTGGACTATGATGTTATTGATCAGTGTGTTCAAGCCATTTATCAGTGTGAGAAGCTTGTGTTATTCGGTATCGGTGCTTCGTTGATTGTTGCTAAAGATGCCCAGCTTAAATTTACCAGAATCAATAAAATGGTCTATGTTGCAGAAGACTGGCACACACAATTATTAATGGCAAAAAATATGACAGCGAGGGATCTTGGGATTGTCATTTCCTATTCCGGCGAGACAAAAGAGATGATTCAATGCGCCAATACCGTACAAGAAAATCAGGCTGGGCTTATTTCGATAACTAAGTATGGAAGCGCGACCATTTCGAAGATGGCCAATCATAAGCTTTTTGTTGCTGCCAATGAATACGCTTTTCGAAGTGGTGCGATGTCGTCCAGAATATCTCAGTTAAATCTGATCGATATTCTCTACACAGCGTACGTCAATATGCATTATGAAAAATCCATTGAAATATTAGAGAAAAATCAAATAAAAAAGGAGTCTCATACAGATGATTAA
- a CDS encoding ABC transporter ATP-binding protein, with product MNILQIDNLSKVYGKGETAVKALDDVSFSVEKGEFIVIIGPSGSGKSTLLHLLGGVDRPTSGNVLVDNTDIYRLNETQLAIFRRRQIGLIYQFYNLIPILSVEENITLPLLLDQQKVDQKQFNDIVSILGLDNRLSHLPNQLSGGQQQRVSIGRALIGNPAIMLADEPTGNLDSKNSEEIMELLKMFNKTFNQTLIVITHDERIALQADRVISIADGRIAKDEVIRP from the coding sequence ATGAATATTTTACAAATAGACAATTTATCTAAAGTGTATGGGAAAGGAGAAACTGCAGTGAAGGCATTGGATGATGTCTCTTTCTCAGTGGAAAAAGGAGAATTCATTGTGATCATTGGGCCATCGGGTTCGGGAAAATCAACCTTACTTCACTTGCTGGGTGGAGTTGATCGTCCAACAAGCGGCAATGTTCTTGTTGATAATACCGATATATACAGGTTGAATGAGACACAGTTAGCCATTTTTCGAAGAAGACAAATTGGCTTAATCTATCAGTTTTATAATCTGATTCCTATTTTGTCAGTTGAAGAAAATATCACATTGCCTTTACTTTTGGATCAACAGAAGGTCGATCAAAAACAATTTAACGATATTGTCTCGATACTGGGTTTGGATAATCGCTTGTCCCATTTGCCAAATCAGCTATCGGGCGGTCAGCAGCAGCGGGTATCGATTGGTCGTGCTTTGATAGGCAATCCTGCGATTATGCTAGCAGATGAGCCTACTGGTAATTTAGATAGTAAGAATAGTGAGGAGATCATGGAATTGCTGAAAATGTTTAACAAAACATTTAATCAGACTTTAATTGTGATTACTCATGATGAGCGTATTGCGTTACAAGCAGATCGGGTGATTTCAATAGCAGATGGAAGAATTGCCAAGGATGAGGTGATTCGCCCATGA
- a CDS encoding ABC transporter permease, which translates to MNIMNKLTVRHLKKNKRRTLITIIGVIISVAMIMAVATLGVSFLDLMKRQTIATSGEWHVEYSEVNKEQVESIANDESTSKLVIKNDRGYAKLKGSENNNKPYLFIREYNAQGFKQFPIELSDGRLPQAANEVVISEEIINDAGVAYNIGEKLTLDIGRRIVEGWIDPLDQDNPLEKNKSGVVEELQVDEAETFTIVGMIERPIWEPAWSPGYTVINYVDRKLLTQQDSVDAMVVMDKVNGSLYEKTERLADQNNIETVKFHDDLLRYYGVTDNDNLRRTLYSLAAIIMAVIIIGSVSLIYNAFAISVSERAKHLGMLSSVGATKKQKRNSVFFEGAIIGGISIPIGIVAGLAGIAVTFLFINSFIEEALNVTEKLEVVVTPWSVVIACVVSIMTIFMSSYLPARKASKISAIDAIRQSQDIKLTRKAVKTSKLVRKIFGMEAEIGLKNLKRNKRRYQATVFSLVISIVLYLSVSFFTANISKSVELSLDDINYDIQVSGGTLEELESFTHLDGVTGANLQTQLQLTAPIKEEAWPEALRDEVEEQQLPLDNGKYDYNVSLYGLDSSSFQEYAEKIGADSENFLDMTKPTAIVIDKIKYQDFQEGRIIEANSINTTIGEKINLVYTNYESNEETSLPQMEIGALTDQVPMGITTSRIGGLDVIISQKTMDQLMTDQLEYPVDAHLYINSSDPVATQKAIENESSDMYVYNVYQQKQNQQQLILLMSVFTYGFIALISMISIANIFNTISTSISLRKREFAMLKSVGMTPKGFNKMINYESIFYGVKAVLYGLPISGAVMALMYWSLRSTFTYGFMIPWLNIIYVIAAIFLIVSFAMLYSIQKIKKENIIEGLIQENI; encoded by the coding sequence ATGAACATCATGAATAAATTGACAGTTAGACACTTAAAAAAGAACAAAAGAAGAACATTGATTACAATTATTGGTGTCATTATATCTGTCGCAATGATTATGGCTGTTGCGACATTGGGCGTATCTTTTCTAGATTTAATGAAGAGGCAGACAATTGCCACATCAGGGGAATGGCATGTCGAGTATTCCGAAGTGAACAAGGAGCAGGTGGAATCGATCGCGAACGATGAATCGACGAGTAAACTTGTGATTAAAAATGATCGTGGATATGCAAAATTAAAAGGATCAGAGAATAATAACAAACCATACTTGTTTATTCGAGAGTACAATGCGCAAGGTTTTAAACAGTTTCCGATTGAATTAAGCGACGGACGCCTTCCTCAAGCAGCAAATGAAGTCGTCATTTCAGAAGAGATTATTAATGATGCTGGAGTTGCATACAACATTGGTGAGAAACTAACACTTGATATTGGCAGGAGGATTGTCGAAGGATGGATAGATCCTTTAGATCAGGATAATCCACTTGAAAAAAATAAGAGTGGAGTAGTTGAAGAATTACAGGTTGATGAAGCTGAAACATTTACGATTGTTGGAATGATTGAGCGTCCGATATGGGAACCCGCATGGTCACCAGGCTATACAGTGATAAACTATGTGGATCGAAAATTATTAACACAACAAGATAGCGTAGATGCAATGGTCGTAATGGATAAGGTGAATGGTTCTTTGTACGAGAAGACAGAAAGGCTGGCAGACCAAAATAATATAGAAACAGTCAAATTTCATGATGATTTACTACGTTACTATGGTGTAACAGATAATGACAACCTGCGAAGAACATTATATTCACTAGCAGCAATCATTATGGCAGTTATCATTATTGGCTCCGTTTCTTTGATTTATAATGCGTTTGCCATTAGTGTTTCGGAAAGAGCAAAACATTTAGGAATGCTTTCTAGTGTGGGTGCCACAAAAAAGCAAAAGCGTAATTCTGTGTTTTTTGAAGGGGCAATTATTGGAGGAATCAGTATCCCAATTGGCATTGTTGCTGGACTAGCAGGTATCGCCGTTACCTTTTTGTTTATCAATTCCTTTATTGAAGAGGCATTAAATGTTACGGAAAAGCTAGAGGTAGTTGTTACTCCATGGTCGGTAGTGATTGCCTGTGTTGTTTCGATTATGACAATATTTATGTCCTCCTACTTACCAGCAAGAAAAGCGTCCAAGATTTCAGCGATTGATGCAATTCGACAAAGCCAGGACATCAAATTGACAAGGAAAGCAGTGAAAACCTCAAAACTTGTACGAAAAATCTTTGGCATGGAAGCTGAAATAGGCTTGAAAAATTTAAAGCGGAATAAAAGAAGGTACCAGGCGACGGTATTTTCACTCGTGATAAGTATTGTACTATATTTATCTGTCTCATTCTTTACTGCTAATATAAGTAAGTCAGTTGAGCTATCGTTGGATGATATTAATTATGATATTCAAGTAAGTGGTGGGACATTGGAGGAATTAGAATCGTTTACTCATCTTGACGGTGTAACCGGAGCTAACTTGCAAACCCAATTGCAGCTAACGGCACCGATAAAAGAAGAAGCATGGCCAGAAGCACTACGTGATGAAGTGGAAGAACAGCAGCTTCCATTAGATAATGGCAAATATGATTATAATGTGAGTTTGTATGGTTTAGATTCGTCAAGTTTTCAAGAGTATGCTGAAAAAATAGGGGCAGATTCAGAAAACTTTCTTGATATGACAAAACCGACAGCGATTGTTATTGACAAAATAAAATACCAAGATTTTCAAGAAGGTAGAATCATTGAAGCTAATTCAATTAACACAACGATTGGTGAAAAAATTAACTTAGTATACACAAACTACGAGTCGAATGAAGAAACATCCCTCCCTCAAATGGAAATCGGAGCACTAACGGATCAGGTTCCAATGGGAATAACCACCTCACGAATAGGTGGATTGGATGTTATAATCTCGCAAAAAACGATGGATCAACTGATGACTGATCAGCTGGAATATCCAGTGGATGCGCATTTATACATTAATAGTTCTGACCCGGTAGCTACGCAAAAAGCAATTGAAAATGAATCTTCAGATATGTATGTGTATAATGTCTACCAGCAGAAACAGAACCAGCAGCAGCTTATTCTGTTAATGTCCGTCTTTACCTATGGCTTCATCGCCTTAATTTCCATGATATCTATAGCAAATATTTTCAATACGATTTCAACTAGTATTTCACTCCGCAAAAGAGAGTTTGCCATGCTGAAATCCGTTGGGATGACACCAAAAGGCTTCAATAAGATGATTAATTATGAAAGTATATTCTATGGTGTGAAAGCTGTGTTATATGGGCTGCCTATTAGTGGAGCAGTTATGGCGCTGATGTATTGGTCTTTACGCAGTACTTTTACGTATGGATTTATGATTCCATGGCTCAATATTATTTACGTCATTGCAGCGATTTTCCTCATTGTTAGCTTTGCGATGCTTTACTCGATACAGAAGATCAAGAAAGAGAATATTATAGAAGGCCTAATCCAGGAAAATATTTAA
- the murQ gene encoding N-acetylmuramic acid 6-phosphate etherase, translating into MINLDKMTTEKQNNKTMNLDQMSVLEALKVMNDEDQQVAKAIEPHLGEIEEAVRAITEAFEQEGRLIYIGAGTSGRLGVLDAVECPPTFGTDPSQVVGLIAGGEQAFIKAVEGAEDSKSMGEQDLKEIQLQSKDVVVGLAASGRTPYVIGALNYANTVGAQTVAIACNQNSEIGEVANIAIEVTTGPEVLSGSTRLKAATAQKLILNMLSTISMVGVGKVYQNLMVDLQTTNQKLEMRALRIIMAATEVNIEIAEQKLKEGEGNVKLAITMILLDCDVATAKEQLKKSKGHIRKTLQ; encoded by the coding sequence ATGATTAACTTAGATAAAATGACAACAGAAAAACAAAATAATAAAACAATGAATTTGGATCAAATGTCCGTTCTGGAAGCTTTAAAGGTGATGAATGATGAAGATCAGCAGGTAGCAAAAGCGATTGAACCGCATCTTGGAGAAATTGAGGAGGCTGTTAGAGCGATTACGGAAGCCTTTGAGCAAGAGGGAAGATTAATTTATATCGGCGCAGGTACGAGTGGACGTCTCGGTGTACTAGACGCAGTGGAGTGTCCACCGACGTTTGGTACTGATCCAAGTCAAGTAGTTGGTTTAATTGCCGGGGGCGAGCAGGCCTTTATCAAAGCGGTTGAGGGTGCAGAAGATAGCAAATCAATGGGAGAACAAGACTTAAAAGAAATTCAATTGCAATCTAAGGATGTTGTAGTAGGTCTTGCAGCAAGTGGTCGAACCCCTTATGTGATTGGCGCGCTCAACTATGCGAATACAGTTGGCGCACAGACTGTTGCAATCGCTTGTAACCAAAACTCGGAAATTGGCGAGGTTGCTAATATTGCGATAGAAGTAACCACAGGTCCTGAAGTCTTATCAGGTTCTACAAGATTAAAAGCAGCTACCGCACAGAAACTAATTTTAAATATGCTTTCTACTATTTCCATGGTTGGAGTCGGCAAAGTTTATCAAAATCTAATGGTTGACTTACAAACTACTAATCAAAAACTGGAAATGAGAGCATTGCGTATAATTATGGCAGCCACAGAAGTAAATATTGAAATAGCAGAGCAAAAATTAAAGGAGGGAGAAGGGAATGTGAAACTAGCCATCACCATGATTCTATTGGATTGTGATGTTGCCACAGCTAAAGAACAGTTGAAGAAGTCAAAAGGGCATATTAGAAAAACACTTCAATAA
- a CDS encoding MupG family TIM beta-alpha barrel fold protein, which translates to MLKPLGLSVYVSTFTSQLPILEKLKGTNSFIFTSFHITEELDGDYVTNAKNMCSWLQQHGFPIIADVSPKTLEIFAQSDLLQFAQDMKVSVLRLDYGFDEEEIKRVAKQMPIAFNASTFDPDAPMIVEGHQIYAMHNFYPRPETGLDWPLFETINLAIKQNRSTQVVAFIPGDDILRGPIYEGLPTMERHRGLPPYVAYLDLIRNSCVDQVFIGDVSISTEQLQLIEDYRSNGVIVLPVQFTADFEYLYDHVYTIRVDSPRGLMRLQESRSYASQGEPIKAQQCKERTRGSITIDNEAYKRYSGEIQIMREHYPKDKRVNVIGELSEEYVPLVDCVKNGDKIRFVHI; encoded by the coding sequence ATGCTTAAACCACTAGGGCTTTCTGTATATGTCTCTACTTTTACATCGCAATTACCGATTTTAGAAAAGCTCAAGGGTACTAACAGTTTCATTTTTACATCCTTTCATATTACCGAAGAGTTGGATGGTGATTATGTAACTAACGCAAAAAATATGTGTAGCTGGTTGCAACAACATGGTTTTCCTATTATAGCGGATGTATCACCGAAGACGCTTGAAATCTTTGCTCAATCCGATCTTTTACAATTCGCACAAGATATGAAAGTTTCGGTGCTCCGTCTGGATTATGGTTTTGACGAAGAAGAAATAAAGAGGGTTGCAAAGCAAATGCCAATTGCCTTTAATGCATCCACTTTTGATCCAGATGCTCCAATGATTGTTGAAGGTCATCAGATATACGCCATGCATAACTTTTATCCAAGACCGGAAACAGGGCTGGATTGGCCCCTTTTCGAAACAATCAATCTAGCAATCAAGCAAAACAGGTCTACTCAAGTAGTTGCATTTATTCCAGGGGATGATATACTACGTGGGCCCATTTATGAAGGTCTCCCAACCATGGAGAGACATCGGGGACTACCACCGTATGTTGCTTATTTGGACCTGATCAGGAACAGTTGTGTTGATCAGGTGTTTATCGGTGATGTCAGCATTTCAACTGAACAGCTGCAACTGATTGAAGACTATCGATCAAACGGAGTTATCGTTCTTCCTGTACAGTTTACAGCTGATTTTGAATATTTGTACGATCACGTGTATACCATCCGTGTGGACTCACCCAGAGGTTTAATGCGACTGCAGGAATCTAGGAGCTATGCCTCTCAAGGAGAACCGATAAAAGCACAACAGTGTAAGGAAAGAACCAGAGGGAGCATCACAATAGATAATGAAGCGTATAAGCGATATTCAGGAGAAATACAAATCATGCGTGAGCATTATCCAAAAGATAAAAGAGTGAATGTAATTGGAGAGCTCTCAGAAGAGTATGTTCCGCTTGTTGATTGTGTGAAAAATGGCGATAAAATACGATTTGTCCACATTTAG
- a CDS encoding DUF4212 domain-containing protein, translating into MSQTLTEKQKWYWKKNIKLIIILLIVWFLVGLGAGVLFAEPLSKIQFLNVSLSFWIAHQGAILAFIILILTYAIRMDKLDKQYKEMLKEEKS; encoded by the coding sequence ATGAGTCAAACACTCACCGAGAAACAGAAATGGTATTGGAAGAAAAATATCAAACTGATTATTATCTTACTTATTGTTTGGTTCCTGGTTGGATTAGGTGCAGGAGTATTATTCGCTGAACCGCTTTCTAAAATTCAATTTTTAAATGTATCGCTGTCGTTTTGGATTGCTCATCAAGGTGCAATTCTAGCATTTATCATTCTGATTTTAACATATGCAATTCGAATGGATAAGCTTGATAAACAGTATAAAGAAATGCTGAAAGAAGAAAAAAGCTAA
- a CDS encoding PTS transporter subunit EIIC, translated as MANEKERFVDEIVELIGGTKNIQSATNCMTRMRIRIQDEASVDQASLRELDGVLGVVQSDTLQIIVGPGKAKKLTDLLLERYDIKEDSQTPPEGNQTVTEDWQENKASIKEKQKKGKIKSALETIGGIFIPMIPAIIAAGIFNGFSSLIGTLQGEGTLTGDFWEATRLLFSLIGTGFLGYFAIFTGVNAAKRFGATEALGGMIGAISIASPIVDLSQLFGLYDADEPLNSILTTGKGGIIGVILGVFILAKLEKMIRKRVPDVLDLILTPVLTLLITVAIFVFIIMPVSGIFSDWLVSGLSVIIGSDNAIVSIISGYILSAVFLPMVLLGLHHGLIPIYAIQLDVLGGVSLFPVLAMAGAGQVGASIAIYLICKKVGNQRMKRIIAGALPAGILGIGEPLIYGVTLPLGKPFITAGLGAGFGGAYVMMMHVMANAWGPSGLVAVPLMQADKMIHYVIGILIAYIGGFVITRLFIKKEDVANA; from the coding sequence ATGGCGAATGAAAAAGAGAGATTCGTTGATGAAATTGTTGAATTGATCGGTGGCACGAAGAATATTCAATCCGCAACCAACTGTATGACACGTATGCGCATTCGGATCCAGGATGAGGCTAGTGTTGATCAAGCAAGTTTAAGAGAGCTTGACGGAGTTTTAGGTGTGGTCCAGTCTGATACATTGCAAATTATAGTTGGACCAGGAAAGGCAAAAAAATTAACCGATTTATTATTGGAAAGGTATGATATAAAGGAAGACAGTCAGACGCCACCGGAAGGAAATCAAACAGTTACAGAAGATTGGCAGGAAAATAAAGCTTCTATTAAAGAGAAGCAGAAGAAAGGAAAAATAAAATCCGCTTTGGAAACGATTGGCGGTATTTTTATTCCAATGATTCCGGCAATTATTGCGGCAGGTATCTTCAATGGATTCAGCAGCTTAATTGGAACATTACAAGGAGAAGGTACACTGACAGGGGACTTTTGGGAAGCGACAAGATTGCTATTTTCCCTTATTGGAACAGGGTTTCTGGGGTACTTCGCTATTTTTACAGGTGTAAATGCTGCGAAACGGTTCGGAGCCACCGAAGCACTTGGCGGGATGATTGGTGCTATCTCAATTGCTTCACCAATTGTAGATCTTTCACAATTGTTCGGACTTTATGATGCAGATGAACCGTTGAATTCGATCTTAACCACAGGAAAAGGCGGGATTATCGGTGTCATTCTGGGAGTTTTTATATTAGCTAAATTAGAAAAAATGATTCGTAAACGTGTGCCTGATGTACTAGATTTAATCTTAACACCAGTACTGACACTGCTTATCACAGTAGCTATCTTTGTCTTTATTATTATGCCTGTATCTGGAATATTCTCTGATTGGCTGGTTAGTGGACTGAGTGTCATCATTGGTTCTGACAATGCAATCGTTAGTATTATTTCCGGTTATATTCTATCTGCAGTATTTTTACCAATGGTCTTACTAGGCTTGCATCACGGTTTAATTCCTATTTACGCGATTCAATTAGACGTACTCGGCGGTGTTTCACTATTCCCAGTACTGGCGATGGCAGGTGCAGGGCAGGTCGGTGCATCTATCGCTATTTATTTAATTTGCAAAAAAGTAGGGAATCAACGGATGAAGCGAATTATAGCGGGTGCCTTACCAGCTGGAATTCTTGGTATTGGGGAGCCTTTGATTTACGGTGTTACTTTACCACTGGGGAAACCATTTATTACTGCAGGCTTGGGAGCTGGCTTTGGTGGAGCTTACGTGATGATGATGCATGTCATGGCGAATGCCTGGGGTCCATCTGGTTTGGTAGCGGTTCCTCTTATGCAGGCAGATAAAATGATTCATTATGTGATCGGTATTTTAATTGCTTATATTGGTGGTTTTGTAATAACCCGACTATTTATCAAAAAAGAAGATGTTGCAAATGCTTAA